A genomic stretch from Pirellulales bacterium includes:
- a CDS encoding DUF1573 domain-containing protein encodes MSRIIIIVSLILSTSAGAFLFSDMFRSLVGRPSLAPSAPPKFLLEELDPATNDFGVLTRGIRAEHQFRFRNVTDHPIRLSRGRATCGCVNSRLAPPEVLEPWADGTLTLGLSTEIVKHSGHVAEFLIVTAAPLATPGDDNAPETHKFTLAGFFEGLDSISGPIVIRGVSNSLQPPPLRLYLMSVVRDADLQLLSVESPFPWVAAVISRSEVDPPISDGQYYRRSVTVPLQSQGDWRPGKGEFAIRYRLGTAEHTLRLDAYALGPPP; translated from the coding sequence ATGTCGCGCATTATCATAATTGTTTCGCTTATCCTTTCAACTAGCGCCGGGGCGTTCTTATTTTCCGACATGTTTCGTAGCCTTGTTGGCCGGCCATCGCTCGCACCTTCCGCGCCGCCGAAGTTCCTCCTCGAAGAACTGGACCCGGCGACAAATGATTTCGGCGTTCTCACGCGCGGGATCAGGGCAGAGCACCAGTTTCGATTTCGCAACGTCACGGACCATCCAATTCGCCTTTCGCGCGGCCGAGCGACTTGCGGTTGCGTGAATTCACGCCTCGCTCCGCCGGAAGTCCTTGAGCCATGGGCTGATGGCACACTCACGCTAGGATTGTCGACGGAGATCGTCAAGCACTCGGGCCACGTGGCAGAATTTCTCATTGTAACCGCCGCGCCCTTGGCGACACCGGGCGATGACAACGCGCCAGAAACGCACAAGTTTACGCTCGCCGGTTTCTTCGAAGGGCTTGACTCGATATCCGGACCAATCGTAATCCGGGGCGTTTCCAACTCGCTTCAACCGCCGCCGCTCAGATTATATCTGATGTCCGTGGTTCGCGACGCAGACCTCCAGCTACTTTCTGTGGAGTCGCCTTTCCCATGGGTCGCCGCAGTAATCTCCCGTTCAGAGGTTGATCCGCCAATTAGTGACGGCCAGTACTACCGCCGTTCGGTAACTGTGCCATTGCAATCGCAGGGTGACTGGCGCCCAGGAAAAGGTGAATTTGCAATTCGATATCGCTTGGGCACCGCGGAACATACGCTTCGCTTGGACGCCTATGCGCTCGGCCCGCCACCGTAA
- a CDS encoding glycosyltransferase family 39 protein — protein MRAAMKMSTGGVVRITAGVMVFIHLGLILYGATKHSPSLDEVGHLAAGVSHWRSGCFTLYCVNPPLVRLIATAPVVCMETRNEWEERAILSGNRPEFNCGARLIEMHGSRAFSFFTIARWACAPFSCLGAYICFRWARDLYGPAAGLMSVVLWCFSPNILAHAQMITPDLGATALGVLTCYMFWRWLRARSWEGAYAAGLTLGLAQLCKTTFILLYALWPAVWLWWCLSRTGNGVREVKQLVMMLALSLFVINLGYGFEGTLLPLKSYRFLSRALSGHNATAAPGPSTQNRFADIAVGRLPVPLPANYVLGIDHQKRDFEIGLRSYLGGRWKHRGWWYYYLYALAVKVPLGTWGILGLGLVVTSASMLRNHARLDVLTLLGPPLLIVVFVSSQTGFNHHLRYVLPAFPFAFIFCGAAAHDVIRRGTGLKVLAGGALAWSVLSSLCCYPHCLSYFNELAGGPIHGHNHLVDSNIDWGQDILYLKDWVDLHPEASPLRLACFSMFDPTAAGVNFTAPNPLRASFDGRKLIPEDELGPSPGWYAVSVSVLRGLEFPLYDGRGGRISSGDGAFTYFQHFEPVARAGYSIYIYHITLDEANRVRRGLGLPELLGDLPAGGASEREDTLP, from the coding sequence ATGAGGGCGGCGATGAAAATGTCTACGGGGGGAGTTGTCCGAATAACCGCCGGTGTCATGGTGTTCATACATCTGGGGTTGATTCTGTACGGGGCGACGAAGCACAGCCCGTCGCTGGACGAGGTAGGCCACTTGGCGGCGGGTGTCAGCCATTGGCGATCGGGGTGCTTTACACTATATTGTGTCAATCCGCCTCTAGTCCGGCTGATTGCGACTGCGCCTGTGGTCTGTATGGAAACGAGGAACGAATGGGAGGAGCGTGCCATCCTATCAGGTAACCGCCCGGAATTCAACTGTGGCGCGCGATTGATTGAGATGCATGGGAGTCGTGCGTTTTCGTTTTTTACCATCGCTCGGTGGGCTTGCGCTCCGTTTAGTTGTTTGGGCGCGTACATATGCTTTCGTTGGGCCCGCGACCTGTACGGGCCCGCGGCTGGCTTGATGTCCGTGGTACTATGGTGCTTTTCGCCCAACATACTGGCCCATGCGCAGATGATCACGCCAGACCTTGGGGCGACCGCTTTGGGTGTTCTTACGTGTTACATGTTTTGGCGATGGCTGCGCGCGCGCAGTTGGGAGGGTGCCTACGCTGCCGGGCTTACGCTTGGTCTTGCGCAACTGTGTAAGACAACGTTTATCCTGCTCTACGCTCTCTGGCCGGCAGTGTGGCTGTGGTGGTGCCTCTCGAGGACCGGGAACGGCGTACGCGAAGTGAAGCAACTCGTGATGATGTTGGCCCTAAGTCTGTTCGTCATCAATCTTGGATATGGGTTTGAAGGGACGTTGCTGCCGTTAAAAAGCTACCGCTTCCTGAGCCGTGCGCTCTCCGGACACAACGCCACTGCGGCGCCGGGGCCGTCCACTCAAAATCGGTTTGCCGATATCGCGGTGGGCCGCCTTCCGGTTCCGCTTCCAGCGAATTACGTCCTGGGAATCGACCACCAAAAGCGCGATTTTGAAATTGGCTTGCGCTCTTACCTAGGCGGACGCTGGAAGCACCGCGGATGGTGGTACTATTACCTTTATGCACTCGCAGTCAAAGTTCCTCTTGGGACATGGGGCATTCTTGGTCTCGGCCTAGTGGTGACGAGCGCCTCGATGTTGCGCAATCATGCGCGTCTGGACGTATTAACACTCTTGGGACCGCCGCTGTTGATTGTCGTGTTTGTTAGCTCGCAGACCGGGTTCAATCACCATTTGCGGTATGTGTTGCCAGCGTTTCCCTTTGCATTCATCTTTTGCGGAGCGGCGGCGCACGATGTTATTCGCCGCGGCACTGGGCTCAAGGTGCTTGCAGGTGGCGCCTTGGCCTGGTCAGTCCTCAGCAGCCTCTGTTGCTATCCTCACTGCCTATCGTACTTTAACGAGCTAGCGGGCGGGCCAATTCATGGCCATAACCACCTCGTTGACAGCAACATTGACTGGGGGCAGGATATCTTGTATCTGAAGGACTGGGTTGACCTGCACCCAGAGGCTTCCCCACTGCGGCTAGCGTGCTTCAGTATGTTTGACCCAACGGCAGCCGGGGTCAACTTTACAGCGCCAAATCCCCTACGCGCATCGTTCGATGGCCGCAAACTCATTCCCGAGGATGAACTTGGTCCGTCGCCTGGTTGGTATGCCGTGAGTGTATCGGTCTTGCGCGGTTTGGAGTTCCCGCTTTATGACGGGCGCGGCGGGCGTATCTCAAGCGGTGACGGCGCCTTCACGTATTTCCAGCACTTTGAGCCGGTGGCGCGCGCGGGCTACTCTATCTACATCTACCACATTACGTTGGATGAGGCAAACCGCGTGCGCAGGGGGTTGGGACTCCCAGAACTGTTGGGCGATTTGCCGGCGGGCGGGGCAAGCGAGCGCGAAGACACTCTCCCTTGA
- a CDS encoding cysteine peptidase family C39 domain-containing protein codes for MVPVAPKAIVFSVLVVLIAVVEPHLIAAVPDPIAGTPSELSTKLRKSADKYSASQRSGGFKLCGAYSLVYLLLLLDRPHTVEEVMRMLPAADRGASLLDLKTAARTLGLPLDAVLCKPASLNRLPLPAIAHLESSDIWPDAHYVVVLRVGGHSVTAYDSNARSIGEYNRREFTRAASGYFLVPHTRGQSHLTFLAGSFVLGFLALFLIRRRRRAKRGP; via the coding sequence ATGGTTCCCGTTGCGCCTAAAGCAATCGTCTTCTCGGTACTCGTCGTTCTGATTGCGGTCGTTGAGCCCCATCTTATCGCTGCGGTGCCGGACCCTATCGCCGGCACACCCTCCGAGCTCTCAACTAAATTGCGCAAGTCGGCAGACAAGTACAGCGCCAGCCAACGCTCTGGAGGCTTCAAGCTTTGTGGCGCTTATTCGCTGGTGTATTTGCTGCTTCTGCTAGATCGACCGCACACGGTCGAAGAGGTTATGCGAATGCTCCCCGCCGCTGACCGAGGCGCATCGCTGCTCGACCTGAAAACGGCGGCTCGGACACTCGGCCTGCCGCTTGACGCGGTGTTGTGCAAGCCTGCATCCCTAAATCGACTGCCATTGCCCGCAATCGCGCATCTTGAGTCTTCGGATATCTGGCCCGACGCGCACTACGTGGTGGTGCTCCGGGTGGGAGGCCACTCAGTGACAGCATATGACTCGAACGCACGTTCAATCGGCGAGTATAACCGCCGGGAGTTCACGCGCGCGGCGAGCGGGTACTTTCTCGTCCCGCATACGCGCGGCCAATCGCATCTGACGTTCCTTGCCGGTTCGTTCGTTCTTGGGTTTCTTGCACTTTTCCTTATTCGTAGGCGAAGACGCGCTAAGCGCGGCCCATAG